One Bacillus sp. FJAT-52991 genomic region harbors:
- the bluB gene encoding 5,6-dimethylbenzimidazole synthase, translating into MFTKEEKDAIYKVIYKRRDIRSFLPTPIPSELIHNILEAAHHAPSVGFMQPWNFIIISSQEVKERLAWAADKERRALAVHYEGEKENEFLSLKVEGLKEAPITICVTCDPTRGGSHVLGRNSIPETDILSTACAIQNMWLAACAEGLAMGWVSFYKKNDIRDILHIPPHIDPVALMSIGYTDQYPNQPILETAKWEKRRSMDDLIFKEKWGQQG; encoded by the coding sequence ATGTTTACGAAAGAAGAAAAGGATGCCATTTATAAAGTGATCTATAAACGCCGGGATATTCGAAGCTTTTTACCTACACCGATTCCATCCGAATTAATTCATAATATTTTAGAAGCGGCTCATCATGCCCCATCAGTTGGATTTATGCAACCTTGGAATTTTATTATTATTTCTTCTCAAGAAGTGAAAGAGCGATTAGCGTGGGCAGCCGATAAAGAGAGAAGGGCACTCGCTGTTCATTACGAAGGGGAAAAAGAAAATGAATTTCTAAGTCTTAAAGTAGAAGGATTAAAAGAAGCCCCCATTACCATTTGTGTGACATGTGATCCGACAAGAGGAGGCTCACATGTGTTGGGACGCAATTCCATTCCTGAAACGGATATTCTATCAACTGCCTGTGCGATTCAAAACATGTGGCTTGCTGCATGTGCAGAAGGGCTAGCGATGGGCTGGGTTAGCTTTTATAAGAAAAACGATATTCGCGATATTTTACACATTCCTCCTCATATTGATCCGGTAGCTTTAATGTCCATCGGCTACACCGATCAATATCCGAATCAGCCCATTCTTGAGACCGCCAAGTGGGAAAAAAGACGCTCGATGGATGATTTAATTTTCAAAGAGAAATGGGGACAGCAAGGCTGA